The Elusimicrobiaceae bacterium genomic sequence CTTCTTTGTTTTTGAGAAGTCCGCTTTTTAGTTTTGCGATGTCAGCCGTGTGTGCGCAGTTCATATCGTTGTCCCTTGCAGAGTATACGTTCAGGCGTGCGGAAAGTTACAGTCTTTTTCAAGAAAGCCGGCCAGCGCCTGCCGGGCCCGGAAAATGCGTATTTTTACCGTGCTTGGCGAGGCGCCGGTAATTCCGGCTATTTCCTCATATGACAAGTCTTCCCGCGCATGCAGCAGCAGCGCTTCCCGGCAGGCGGCCGGCACTTTTTCGAGCGCGCGCTCCACCTGTTGCAGTTCCAGCCGGCCGGCCACAACCCGTTCGACGGCTGCGGCGGTGTCGGCTATATTTATTGTTCCGTCTTCGTTTTCAAGCGCCGAGGCCGGTTCGCCGCGCCGGCGCATGGAGTCCACCGCACTGTTATGCGCTATGGCGAACAGCCAGCTGATCATTGGTTTCTGAGTGTTATAGGAGCCGAGCCGCCCGAACGCTTTTATGAATGTTTCCTGCGTCAGGTCTTCGGCTTCGGCCGGGTTCCGGCACACCCGCAGGAGAAAGGAAAATATCCGGTCCTGATAGCGGCGCACGACAAAAGCGAAGGCGTCTGTCTCGTCCTGAAGAATTGCGCGCACCAGTTCGGTATCGGTGGAATGTTCGGTCATGCCCGT encodes the following:
- a CDS encoding RNA polymerase sigma factor; the encoded protein is MTEHSTDTELVRAILQDETDAFAFVVRRYQDRIFSFLLRVCRNPAEAEDLTQETFIKAFGRLGSYNTQKPMISWLFAIAHNSAVDSMRRRGEPASALENEDGTINIADTAAAVERVVAGRLELQQVERALEKVPAACREALLLHAREDLSYEEIAGITGASPSTVKIRIFRARQALAGFLEKDCNFPHA